GGCATTCCCCATGAATGAACTTACCACAGAAATTATCGCTGCACTAGCCCAAAAACAAGATTTGGACGAAGTTTTTCGTCACCACCTTGAAATCGCCATCAACCAGCTGCTTCAAACTGAATTGGCAGAGTTTTTGGGTTACGAACGCTACTCATACGCTGGGATTAACACTGGTAATAACCGCAACGGCAGTTATGAGCGCTCGTTTGATACGAAGTACGGCCAACTTAACTTAACCATTCCTCGAGATCGCAATGGCCGGTTTGAAAATCATACCTTGCCAGCCTACGGTCGGCACAGTGATAATTTAGAAACAACGGTTATTCAGTTGTATACCAAGGGAATTACCACTGCTGAAATTGCCGAACTCATTGAGAATATGTACGGTGCTCACTACTCCAAAGCCACGGTTTCCAACATGACTAAAGCCGTCAATGAACAGGTTCAAGCTTTCCAGCAACGTCGACTGGCTTCACAATATGCGGCTATCTTCTTAGATGCCACTTACTTGCCGTTAAAGCGGGATACCGTTCAAAAAGAAGCGGTTCATATTGCGATTGGCATTCGTCCAGATGGTACGAAAGAAGTGCTGAACTACCAAGTGGCGCCGACGGAATCAACTGGGATCTGGACTGAATTACTGGGAACCCTGATTAAGCAAGGTGTCAAAGATGTGCTGTTGTTTGTGGCCGATGGGTTAGTTGGTTTGGATGAAGGTTTAAATCGGCATTTTCCCAAAGCTAAACGACAACGTTGCCTGGTTCATGTTGGGCGTAATTTGATAAACAAAGTTCGGGTGAAAGACCGTAAGGCCGTGATCAATGACTTTAAACAAGTTCATTGGGCTGCCAATCGTGAAGCAGCCGAACTGAAACTGAATGAGTTCGCCAACAACTGGCATCGTACCTATCCCAAGTTAATCAAAGATCTGCTTAAAATGCCGAATCTGCTCACTTTCATGGACTTTCCACCAGCCATTCGGCAATCACTCTACTCCACTAACTTGATTGAGAACTTTAACAAGCATCTCAAGCGCACCACCCACCGCAAAGAACAATTTCCAACGGAAGATTCACTGGATCGATTCCTGGTTTCTCAGTTTAATGCTTATAACGAGAAGTCTCTGAAGCGGATCCACCGAGGCTTTAAAGGACTCCAGGACACCTTGGAAGCATCATTTATTTGAGTTAGTTACATATTATATGTACGAAGGCATTTCATTTACACAAGATTCTTGACGCTACCAATTTTTTTTATGGCAACCCTAAAAAGTGTTAGAATTTGATTCAGAGCGTTATCAGCCGCTGTTAGAAACCATAGCATAAGCGGGAACAAGTGCGGTGGACCGCACTTTGGCCATTGCGATTGTGGTTCTTATGTACAGGTTTGTGCGGCTGATAACGCATTTGAAGGGAGAAATCACAATGAAAACCTATACGGACTATTTCTTTGATGAACCAGCGTTTGATCTCCACGATGGTGGGTACGTGCCGCTTGAGGTCAGTGATGCGCCTGAAAAGCACTTAAATGTGCCGCCGTTGTTGAAACCAGATAAAGAGACAGCGACCGACGTTTATTACACGGTGACAACAGAGGCTGGGGAAACACAACTGTTGCCAGGGGTGAAAACCAAGACGTGGGGCTATAATGCCAGTCTGTTAGGTCAGACGATTGTGTATCGCCGTGGTCAACATACACATGTGACACTGAAAAACACCCTGCCTGAGTTGACCACTTTTCATTGGCATGGGGCTAATGTCAGTGGCCCTTATGTTGATGGCGGATGCCATGCGCCGGTTTATCCGGGTGAAAGTAAGCATATCGACTTCACATTGGACCAACCGGCGACGACTTTGTGGCTGCACGCGCACCCGTGCCCATCCACAGCCGAGCAGGTTTGGCATGGTTTGGCTGCCATGGTGATTGTCAAAGACGACCATGAAGCCAGCCTGCCATTGCCAAGGAATTATGGCGTTGACGATATTCCGGTCATTTTGCAAGACCGGCGTTTTCACGAGAACAACCAGTGGGACTATCGGGCTGATTATGATCCTGACGGTGTTGCTGGGCCAACCGCAATGATTAACGGTACAATCAATCCCTATTTTGATGTCACCACGCAAAAGGTCCGGTTGCGTTTTCTGGATGGTGCTAATCGCCGTGAATGGCGGTTGCATTTTTCCGATGACCTGCCATTTACGCAAATTGGCGGAGATGGCTCATTGTTACCGGAACCGGTCAAATTCACCCATCTAATGCTGACTTGTGCTGAGCGTGCCGAAGTTGTGGTTGATTTTGGGCAGTACCATGAAGGCGATGTGGTCACCTTATATACGGATAATGTGCCATTGCTAAAGTTCCGCATTCATGCGTTCAAACCGGATCAGACAACTTTGCCTGATAAGTTGTTCGACGTGAAGGCGCCTGTGGTTGATACGGCTTTGCCAGTTCGCCATGTTGTGATGCAGGGGATGGACGAAGGTGTTGCGATTGACGGTAAAAAGTTCGCCATGCAGCGGATTGATGCCACGCAGCCAATTGGCAAAGCCCAGTACTGGGATGTTACCAATAGCAATGATGCGCCTGGAATGGTTCATCCATTCCATGTGCATGGAACCCAATTCTTAGTCTTGTCTCGGAATGGGCATGCGCCGTATCCAAATGAACATGGTTTCAAAGACACCGTTGGCGTGAATCCTGGGGAAACAGTTCGGCTGCTGGTTCGCTTTGATCTGCCAGGGGTTTATATGTATCACTGTCATATCATTGAGCACGAAGATGGCGGCATGATGGCACAGATTGAAACTTTCGATCCAGCCAAGCCAAAGCAAGAATATAAATTGATGGATATGGATACGTTAATGATGGCCTTGGCTAAAGAACGTGGCGTCAAACCATCTGAGATTTGGATGGGCGGTATGCAGTCTTATGAAAAAATGGGAATGAAAATGTAAACGTCCCACAATACTAATATAGAAAAAGATGATTTTAATATGCACTCTCCAACGATCAAACATCGCGGGGCTTTTGTCGCCACGTTACTGACAGGTACCTTTTCGATGTCAATTTCGCAGTCTTCTTTAAGCACCGCTTATCCTGCTTTTATGAAAGCTTTTGGTTTAGGAGCGGATACAGTTGCTTGGCTGACAACCGGCTTTATGTTGGTGATGACCTTGATGATTCCGGTTAGTCCATGGCTGTTGCATAATGTTCCTTTCCAACGGCTTTTCCAAGCGATTGAACTCATTTTTGCCATTGGGACAGGCTTATGTATCTGGGCACCGAGTTTTATCGTGCTCATGATTGGCCGGTTGCTTGAAGCGATTGCGGTCGGGATTATTTTTCCGAGTTTCCAGACCGTGTTGCTGACGATTACGCCGCATAGTGAGCGTGGTCGGGTGATGGGCACGGCGGGATTGGTCATGGGCTCAGCCTTGGCAGTCGGTCCGATTATTTCCGGTGTTTTACTGACATGGTTCCCTTGGCAGGCTTTATTCTTGTTCTTCTTGGTCGTTTCGCTGCTTGTGCTGGCCGTTTCAACGGTGACCATTGCGTCTGTCATGCCATTGCAACCGACGCAACTGGACTGGGTCTCCTTCCTTTTATCCGCAAGTTTTCCAATTCTACTTTATGCCTTGGGTGCTTTGTCGAAAAAAGGCTTAACTGTTGGCGTGGTTGGTTTGTTGATTTTAGGCGTTCTGGCAGCTGGTATTTTCGTTGTTCGGCAATTGAATCGCCAACCACCAATGTTGCAAATGCGAGTTTTTGCCACTGGTATGTTTACTAAAGCGGTGTTTCTGACCGGAATTTCATACGTCGGTTTGATTGTCACCACTATCCTGATGCCGCTTTACTTTCAAACGCTACTTGGTTTGTCACCGTTGATTTCTGGCTTGTCCTTAGTGCCAGCTGCGGTGTTGCTGAGTATTTTGAATCCAATTAGCGGGCGCCTACTGGATCGCTTTGGACCGCGTGTTGTGGCCATGATTGGCATGTTGTTGATTACTGGCGGCTTTGGTCTGTTAGCAGTCTTTGCCCATCATTTACCACTGATTGGGGCAGTTATGTTGGCGATGGCGACTGAAGCCGGCAATGCCTTTGTGATGATGCCTTCAGTGACGGCTGGCGCGAATGCCTTGCCGAATGAGCTTGTGGCAGACGGCACTGCGGTCACAACGACGGCTCGTCAGTTATTCGGTTCTGCCGGTGTCATGTTCGCCACAGTGTTGTTGGAGGGCATGCAAAACACGCTGCGAAGTCATGCTGGCGGTTTTGCTGTTACCTTCGCTGTGTTTGCTGGTGTGGGCCTGATTGGCTTTTTGCTGGCATTGACGTTACCAAAAGAATTCGTGAAGAAAGTGGCGTAGTAGCAAATTTGTGCTTCGCATCTACCAAAATGACCGCCTACCCAAAAGTAGACGGTCATTTTGGGACTCTATGTCAAACATCCTAAAGTTTAAAGTATAGAGATAAGTGACATAACTTAACAGTTGTGGCCTCTTTTTTGATACTGTATAATTAAAGGGTTAGAACCGTGTCATTACTTAATGACATAAGTAAGGAGATAAAAAGATGAAATATGGCTATGCGCGGGTCAGTACCACTGATCAAAAATTAGCAAATCAAATTGAGTTACTAAAATTGGCAGGAGCAGGAAAAATCTTTCAGGAAAAGTTTACCGGCACAACTACTGAACGACCGGAGTTTCAAAAACTGTTGCGCACTCTAAAAACAGGTGATACTTTGATTGTCACTAAGCTGGATCGGTTTGCGCGGAACACGCGCGAGGCATTAGCCATTATCCAAGAGTTGTTTAAAGAAAATGTCAAAGTCAACATTTTGAATATGGGCTTAATTGACAATACGCCGACTGGCCAATTAGTCTTTACAATATTTAGCGCCTTTGCGCAGTTTGAACGCGATATGATTGTCACGCGCACACAAGAAGGTAAATTGTATGCCAAGCAACATGATCCGTTGTTTCGGGAAGGGCGACCGAAAACGTATTCTGATGAACAAATCAGATTTGCTTATGAGCTGCGAAAACAAGGCATGACCTACAAGATGATTGAACGAAAAACGGGGATTAGTAAACGCACGCAGCAGCGACGGTTTAAGTTAATTGAGAAACCAAGTGATACTTCTAAAATCTAAGACAGGTGAAAGATCATGAAAAAGGATATTTTAAATTATTTCCAATTTTGAGGACTTGGTAATCCGAACCTCAAATTACATCAGTTGGTTTAATTCCGACAGAATTAGAACGAGTGTTTAGAAAAAGATGTGCCATTTATTGACATAGGAGCACTTATATGGCCCAGACGGAGCGGAAGAAAATTCGTGAGCGCCAGCGTCAAGGAATTGAAATTGCTAAGGTTAATGGGAAATACCGCGGAACTCGGCCGGTATACGCCGAGGACTCGCCTAATCCGCAGAAACGGTTTATTTATCATCGAATCGTTGAGCAGTTAAGAAATAAAGCAACCGGTGCCCCAATTAGCTACCGAGCAATTGCGGCTGAAACCGGCGTCTCGGTTCAGACTGTCATTAATATCAAGAATCGGTTGAATGAAGAAGTTCTCGAATAAAAGGTTAACCGGGATTCGTTGATTTTAACTGAATATCGAACATTAAACATTTGCCAATATCTAATTGTAGTTAAAATTGAAAGGGAGATAAACGAGATGATCGATATTAATTATGGAAACTACACGCTTTTTCAATACCTAATCATTGCTTTTATTTTGTTTCCGATTGAGATTATTCCTTCATGGTTAATAATAATGATTTATGCGGTCATCGTTTTAATAATTTTTAGTACGCTATTAAAACTTTTTGAGCGTAGGAATCCGTGTTTCAAAGAAAACAATCATGTGACAACAGTACCGTGGTTACGTACCACACTTGTCGTCTTATCTACTGCGATGTTACTTATTATATTGATAATTAAAGATAGCAGTGTAGATTTTTTAATCTACTACGCATTAATTGCAGCGCCTCACGTAATTTCAGCATACTTTTCAACAAGTAGAAGAGCACATTTTTAAATTAGATGTTAAATAGGCGCATTCTGAGAACACTTTCGCTTTTTATAATGGAGTTCTCTCTTTTCCAAAACGCTGCAAGCTTCGAGTAATTAAGGTGGTGTTGATCTACAGCAATTTGAATATGACGAACAATAGCATCATTGATAGCCTGGTAGCTATCAATGATGCTATTGTTCGAGTAAGCGTTATTGATGTTAAAGTGTGAAGATTGAAGAGACGTAATTTTTAACGACTGACTTTTGAAAATTCATACTTGTATGTAAATATGAATTTATGAAAGTATACAAATATGAATGTTACAACACGGGATAGAGAGTCTATGACGCTCGTAATCAAGAAGCATAGTGAAGATAGTAACTAGTGGTATCAAATCTAGTTATACAATTATAAATTCATACTTGTATAAATTTATAATTTTTTTCGAGTTCTTTTCTTCTTTTCATCTTTCTCACGTAGTTGGGCTACCTTCATATCAAACATCTGTCGTTCGACCTGACTCATTTTATCAATTTGTGGCTGCATTTGATCTCCAAGTAACTCATAGGTGTAACTAAATGCTGATTGATCAAGT
This sequence is a window from Pediococcus claussenii ATCC BAA-344. Protein-coding genes within it:
- a CDS encoding IS256-like element IS1310 family transposase; translated protein: MNELTTEIIAALAQKQDLDEVFRHHLEIAINQLLQTELAEFLGYERYSYAGINTGNNRNGSYERSFDTKYGQLNLTIPRDRNGRFENHTLPAYGRHSDNLETTVIQLYTKGITTAEIAELIENMYGAHYSKATVSNMTKAVNEQVQAFQQRRLASQYAAIFLDATYLPLKRDTVQKEAVHIAIGIRPDGTKEVLNYQVAPTESTGIWTELLGTLIKQGVKDVLLFVADGLVGLDEGLNRHFPKAKRQRCLVHVGRNLINKVRVKDRKAVINDFKQVHWAANREAAELKLNEFANNWHRTYPKLIKDLLKMPNLLTFMDFPPAIRQSLYSTNLIENFNKHLKRTTHRKEQFPTEDSLDRFLVSQFNAYNEKSLKRIHRGFKGLQDTLEASFI
- a CDS encoding multicopper oxidase family protein, whose product is MKTYTDYFFDEPAFDLHDGGYVPLEVSDAPEKHLNVPPLLKPDKETATDVYYTVTTEAGETQLLPGVKTKTWGYNASLLGQTIVYRRGQHTHVTLKNTLPELTTFHWHGANVSGPYVDGGCHAPVYPGESKHIDFTLDQPATTLWLHAHPCPSTAEQVWHGLAAMVIVKDDHEASLPLPRNYGVDDIPVILQDRRFHENNQWDYRADYDPDGVAGPTAMINGTINPYFDVTTQKVRLRFLDGANRREWRLHFSDDLPFTQIGGDGSLLPEPVKFTHLMLTCAERAEVVVDFGQYHEGDVVTLYTDNVPLLKFRIHAFKPDQTTLPDKLFDVKAPVVDTALPVRHVVMQGMDEGVAIDGKKFAMQRIDATQPIGKAQYWDVTNSNDAPGMVHPFHVHGTQFLVLSRNGHAPYPNEHGFKDTVGVNPGETVRLLVRFDLPGVYMYHCHIIEHEDGGMMAQIETFDPAKPKQEYKLMDMDTLMMALAKERGVKPSEIWMGGMQSYEKMGMKM
- a CDS encoding MFS transporter, with amino-acid sequence MHSPTIKHRGAFVATLLTGTFSMSISQSSLSTAYPAFMKAFGLGADTVAWLTTGFMLVMTLMIPVSPWLLHNVPFQRLFQAIELIFAIGTGLCIWAPSFIVLMIGRLLEAIAVGIIFPSFQTVLLTITPHSERGRVMGTAGLVMGSALAVGPIISGVLLTWFPWQALFLFFLVVSLLVLAVSTVTIASVMPLQPTQLDWVSFLLSASFPILLYALGALSKKGLTVGVVGLLILGVLAAGIFVVRQLNRQPPMLQMRVFATGMFTKAVFLTGISYVGLIVTTILMPLYFQTLLGLSPLISGLSLVPAAVLLSILNPISGRLLDRFGPRVVAMIGMLLITGGFGLLAVFAHHLPLIGAVMLAMATEAGNAFVMMPSVTAGANALPNELVADGTAVTTTARQLFGSAGVMFATVLLEGMQNTLRSHAGGFAVTFAVFAGVGLIGFLLALTLPKEFVKKVA
- a CDS encoding recombinase family protein, with product MKYGYARVSTTDQKLANQIELLKLAGAGKIFQEKFTGTTTERPEFQKLLRTLKTGDTLIVTKLDRFARNTREALAIIQELFKENVKVNILNMGLIDNTPTGQLVFTIFSAFAQFERDMIVTRTQEGKLYAKQHDPLFREGRPKTYSDEQIRFAYELRKQGMTYKMIERKTGISKRTQQRRFKLIEKPSDTSKI
- a CDS encoding recombinase family protein; amino-acid sequence: MAQTERKKIRERQRQGIEIAKVNGKYRGTRPVYAEDSPNPQKRFIYHRIVEQLRNKATGAPISYRAIAAETGVSVQTVINIKNRLNEEVLE